A DNA window from Niabella yanshanensis contains the following coding sequences:
- a CDS encoding fasciclin domain-containing protein → MYRKIIQILFVVTGSALLLAGCKKWDDHNALTDDGLTMNLAERIANNTDLSRFMELLRQSGYADTLETSKMFTVFAPTNAALANLLPAIENDAAALKQFVGSHISSQAYYTSDMDVMARIPMLNGKYHNLTAENVDGVAIAGKDQLAKNGVLQIISEALPALPNIQQFIASDERMPGKQKAALLSVDSLFSSRVHDAGVEAKNHTLFVLRDAAWQAEVDKLIPYSTVPGNNDSTAKVAGWLVAKDLLVDTLYSSAAAIPDTIVSKFGVRVGINKTAIAEAITTSNGVVYVLNQLDVPLHNKFPVVVIEAENYTSASHNRVANTFIRDKRDSATGGIFRDVLVYNHGVAQFNLRYRLTDIPALTYRAYWMALNDNINGMTAPFTQKIGVDSFNSPLPAYATVEMNRYAEQLAGEFTLTSYKPVFNLYLTAANSTATNSNALVCNYIRLVPVF, encoded by the coding sequence ATGTACAGGAAAATAATACAAATATTGTTCGTGGTTACAGGGTCGGCATTACTGCTGGCAGGATGTAAAAAATGGGACGATCATAATGCGTTAACCGATGACGGACTTACCATGAATCTTGCGGAGCGTATAGCAAATAATACGGACTTGAGCAGATTTATGGAGCTTTTGCGTCAATCGGGCTATGCGGATACATTGGAGACATCCAAAATGTTTACGGTGTTTGCGCCTACGAATGCAGCGCTTGCTAATCTTTTACCTGCGATTGAAAATGATGCGGCAGCTTTAAAGCAGTTCGTAGGTAGCCATATTTCCAGCCAGGCCTACTACACTTCAGACATGGATGTTATGGCGCGTATTCCCATGTTGAACGGCAAGTACCATAACCTTACAGCTGAAAATGTAGATGGAGTGGCTATTGCCGGAAAGGATCAGCTGGCCAAAAATGGGGTATTACAGATTATCAGTGAAGCGCTGCCGGCTTTACCCAATATACAACAATTTATTGCATCTGATGAACGCATGCCTGGGAAACAAAAAGCTGCACTACTCTCTGTAGATTCTCTCTTTTCATCGAGGGTACATGATGCGGGTGTTGAGGCTAAAAATCATACACTATTTGTTTTAAGAGATGCCGCCTGGCAGGCAGAAGTGGATAAATTAATACCCTATAGCACCGTACCAGGCAATAACGATAGCACTGCAAAAGTGGCAGGATGGTTGGTTGCTAAGGATTTACTGGTGGATACCTTGTACAGTTCAGCTGCTGCTATTCCCGATACCATCGTTTCAAAGTTTGGTGTTCGGGTAGGAATAAATAAAACTGCTATTGCCGAAGCCATTACGACCAGCAACGGTGTAGTATATGTACTGAATCAACTGGATGTGCCCTTACACAACAAATTTCCGGTCGTTGTTATTGAGGCAGAAAATTATACATCAGCCAGTCATAACCGGGTGGCCAATACTTTTATAAGAGATAAAAGAGACTCCGCAACGGGTGGTATATTCAGGGATGTGCTGGTGTACAATCACGGGGTGGCTCAGTTCAATCTCCGTTACCGGCTTACCGATATTCCAGCGCTTACTTATCGTGCTTACTGGATGGCATTGAACGATAACATTAACGGTATGACGGCGCCATTTACACAAAAAATAGGAGTAGATTCTTTCAACTCTCCTTTGCCCGCATATGCTACTGTAGAAATGAACCGGTATGCCGAGCAACTGGCAGGTGAGTTTACTTTAACCAGTTATAAGCCTGTATTTAATTTGTATTTAACTGCCGCTAACAGTACCGCCACTAATAGCAATGCACTGGTATGTAACTATATCAGGCTGGTTCCGGTGTTCTAA
- a CDS encoding fasciclin domain-containing protein, with the protein MKKYNIILQFSLVLSLISLWLTNCKKTDYPSATTTEVNITGLLDAQPDSFSLFREILEVTGTASFLNAYGAYTAFIVTNQGVQRWMDSTGVSSIGSADVNHLKNLVRFHLLEDTITTGAFTDGKLKTATMYGQYLITGAGIVNGAASYTVNRQANIISSNRRMGNGIVHVIDRMLLPAARTLAQELESNADFSIFVQALKETGYYDTLNKVETDTSKLWKTVIAESNQALADSGYNSYADLKAKYSQTGNPSSPGDSLNMYIAYHIMRGLHYLGDIINFTTQLTLLPEEVISIDLQDQDIVLNESEFNGALERGVKLIRSESDNSATNGVWHSVNAHTMAKYRRPQALYWDVATFPEIMNQPAYFRRAWLGFNRAAESDKPVASIDWEYISASRTLNYEYGTSGSINTNSVFGDHVMLQFGNNRAKWWQFTTPAIIKGRYKVWICYVAQHSVGANVLINGIQMQRPINFNEFMPAGTPEELESIGWKSYITASDRWRHNSRLVGIVDIATTGNQQVRFEWNGSGGRECRIDMIHFIPVDDNQILPRFNRDGSMSFEP; encoded by the coding sequence ATGAAAAAGTATAATATTATTTTACAATTTTCGTTAGTGCTGTCTCTGATCAGCCTATGGCTTACCAATTGTAAAAAAACCGATTACCCATCGGCCACAACCACAGAGGTAAACATCACCGGGTTATTAGATGCCCAGCCAGACTCTTTTTCCCTTTTCAGAGAAATACTCGAAGTAACGGGAACGGCATCTTTTCTGAATGCCTATGGAGCCTACACGGCTTTTATAGTTACCAATCAGGGCGTACAGCGCTGGATGGACTCAACCGGTGTATCATCAATAGGTTCGGCGGATGTAAACCATTTAAAAAACCTGGTAAGATTCCATTTGCTCGAGGATACGATTACCACCGGCGCCTTTACCGACGGTAAGCTTAAAACTGCAACAATGTACGGCCAGTATCTCATTACCGGTGCAGGAATTGTAAACGGCGCGGCTTCTTACACTGTAAATCGCCAGGCCAATATCATTAGTTCCAACCGGCGTATGGGCAATGGCATTGTGCATGTGATCGACCGGATGCTGTTACCTGCAGCACGCACACTGGCTCAGGAGCTGGAGTCCAATGCTGATTTTTCCATTTTCGTTCAGGCCCTGAAAGAAACCGGTTACTATGATACCTTAAATAAAGTGGAGACGGACACTTCCAAACTTTGGAAAACGGTAATTGCGGAATCGAATCAGGCCCTGGCTGATAGCGGTTATAATTCTTATGCCGATTTAAAAGCCAAATACAGTCAAACCGGAAACCCTTCCAGCCCTGGCGATAGTCTGAATATGTACATTGCCTACCATATTATGAGGGGCCTGCATTACCTGGGCGATATCATCAATTTTACCACACAGCTTACATTGTTACCTGAAGAAGTAATTAGTATAGACTTACAGGATCAGGATATCGTGCTTAATGAAAGTGAGTTTAACGGAGCGCTGGAGCGGGGGGTTAAGTTAATCCGTTCAGAAAGCGATAATTCAGCTACCAATGGGGTATGGCATAGTGTTAATGCGCATACTATGGCTAAATATCGCAGACCTCAGGCCCTTTACTGGGATGTAGCCACATTCCCGGAAATCATGAATCAGCCGGCCTATTTCCGCCGGGCCTGGTTGGGGTTTAACCGGGCGGCGGAGTCCGACAAGCCGGTAGCGAGTATTGACTGGGAATATATTTCGGCTTCCCGCACACTGAACTATGAATATGGCACTTCCGGATCTATAAATACCAACAGCGTATTTGGGGATCATGTGATGTTGCAATTTGGAAACAATCGTGCTAAATGGTGGCAGTTTACTACACCAGCTATCATCAAAGGAAGATACAAAGTATGGATCTGTTATGTAGCACAACACAGTGTAGGGGCTAATGTTTTAATAAATGGAATTCAAATGCAGCGCCCCATCAACTTCAACGAGTTTATGCCAGCCGGTACTCCCGAAGAACTGGAATCTATTGGGTGGAAAAGTTATATCACGGCCAGTGATCGCTGGCGTCATAACTCAAGGTTGGTAGGAATCGTGGATATAGCTACTACCGGAAACCAGCAGGTACGATTTGAGTGGAACGGTAGCGGGGGGCGCGAGTGCCGGATCGATATGATTCATTTCATACCGGTAGATGATAACCAGATTCTGCCCCGGTTTAACAGGGATGGATCCATGTCATTTGAGCCTTAA